Within the Marixanthomonas sp. SCSIO 43207 genome, the region TTTTTGCGTGAGAGTGTTCACAACATACGTTTTATAGTATAAATATTCTCCAACAAAGTATAGTGAAGCATTAACGTGTACATAAGTATTTTCAGCAGGAACCGGAGATACATCAAGGGCTTGATTTCCCGAAGTAAAAGATGACCTGCTGGTTTGTGCAGTCACATTATAACTTAATATTAATGCTAGTAACGTATATAAAACTATTTTGTTCATTTATAAATTTTAAATTATTCTTCCCAAAATTCAGGAGGTACATTTTCACCAAAAACAGTACAATCAACACAAATTCTAGGAGCAACTGTATAAGGACCGGTATCACCCTCAACAGTACCTTCTCTCACAAACTTTGCAGTATTGTTCTGAATTAAAGGTACAAGCGCTCTAGGATCTGGACTGTTTAATCTGCAATTGTCACCTAGAAACAACCCCGGAGAACCATCTTCTGGATCAAAAATATCTGAATAGTTAAAAAATATTCGCTTGGAAGAAACGGTAACTACATTAAAAATACCAATTACCTTTTCGTTTTCGTTTGTTGTTGACGATATGTTCCCTTCAATAAAGCCCGGTTGCACTTGTGAAAAAAGACTTTCAGTTTCTGAAAAGTTTTGTAAGGTTTCATAAAAGGTGTACGCTTCTCGCGAAATATTTTGCTGTTTTGCAAGTATGCTATACCGTTGAGCAATTACCGGATCTGTACGCTCAATAAAACGTATTTGATATTTCAACAATTGATCTTCAGACAATGTATTGGTGTTTGCTAATAGAATTTCAGTTGATGGTTTTGTAACATAACAAATTTCTTCTTCTGTGGTTTTTGGGACTAATTCAAATTGTGGAGGATTTGCACTAATTACTTGTAAATCTAAATCTGAAGAATATCGAGAGATTATTTTATAAGTTTCAACGTATTCAAAACGATAGTAACTTCCCATTCCTTGCGGATTGGAGTTGTCTAATAGTATTGATACGCCTTTAACACCTTCATTATTTGTTGATTTTTCTGTGTACAAGTTGTCAATTGAAGTGCTTTGAGGAAGTTGTACTGAAGAAGATTCATAAGTTCTTCCATTTGACGTAGTTATTTGAAGGCTATAATCTCTATTAGGCAATGCCGCAAACGGTGTTGTTGAAATGTAAACTCCTAGACTGTCAGACTCTTGAAAGGTGTATTGTGTTCCGGTTGCGTCTAGAATAGTAACTTCAGCATTTGTTTCGGGTGATGGGCCGTCTTCTTCAAATTGAAAGGTTCTACTTAATGATATTGATTGAGTTTCAGTTTGGTCTGTTATAGTTGCTTCAATAACCAAGGCGCTTTCAAAATTTTCAGTTTCAAGATCTATTTCTTCAATACATCCATACAAAAGAAATGTTGTAAGAATCACTGCCAAACCTTGCAAATAACTCAACTTCAAATTTTTATATTTAAAACTATTCATCATCAATTAAAATTTAAAGTTATACGTTATGGTTGGAACCGGAATAGAAAATATAGAGCTTTGATAGGCTTTTACCTCGCCATCTTTGGTAACAAAAAATACCGAATATGGATTATTTCTTCCCAAAACGTTATAAATTGATATATTCCAAAAGCTATGTGCTAACTTTTCTAGTTTGTGATTTCCTTCAAAATTAATACTTAAATCAAGACGGTAATAGTCTGGTATTCTGTATTCATTTCTATCACTG harbors:
- a CDS encoding DUF4249 domain-containing protein, which gives rise to MMNSFKYKNLKLSYLQGLAVILTTFLLYGCIEEIDLETENFESALVIEATITDQTETQSISLSRTFQFEEDGPSPETNAEVTILDATGTQYTFQESDSLGVYISTTPFAALPNRDYSLQITTSNGRTYESSSVQLPQSTSIDNLYTEKSTNNEGVKGVSILLDNSNPQGMGSYYRFEYVETYKIISRYSSDLDLQVISANPPQFELVPKTTEEEICYVTKPSTEILLANTNTLSEDQLLKYQIRFIERTDPVIAQRYSILAKQQNISREAYTFYETLQNFSETESLFSQVQPGFIEGNISSTTNENEKVIGIFNVVTVSSKRIFFNYSDIFDPEDGSPGLFLGDNCRLNSPDPRALVPLIQNNTAKFVREGTVEGDTGPYTVAPRICVDCTVFGENVPPEFWEE